The Candidatus Korarchaeum sp. nucleotide sequence GAGAGGGCGAACTTCAGCCCCTCCCTCACATCCTTCCTCGAGGGCCTAGTGTAAATAGTCACTAATATCGCTGAGATCAGGAGGGAGATGTCCACTGGGAGCTTGATCAAGAATATGAGTACTATTATGAGTAAGAAGGGCCAAAGATTGACTAAAGCCCTGTAACTCACATTGCCTCTCTCGAACGAGTTCTCATATTTCCTGATGCCAAGGGCGAATATGAGGAAGCCAGCGACGTAAGAAGCTATTGCAGCTGGATATGTGGCCTCTATTATCCTGACAACAGATGTCTTGAGTATGACGGACGCTATTATTATCGATTGGAAGATGGGCCACACTGGAATTGTAACGTGCCTGAACCAGTAATTTATGAAAGTAGCGAAGTCGCTATCCAGCTTCTGCCTCTCCATGTAATGCTCCTTCATCATCATAGCTGAGACAAGAGCCCCTCCGGGCATTGGTATCAAGCCTATTAGAATGGGGATGAATATAGATGCGAATCTGGGGCCCAGGCTGACAGCAAAGTCAGTGATCCTATCCAGGATCCCGCTGACTTTCATTATATAGGAGAGGAAGAGGGCGGATGAGAAAGCTGTTATTAAGGAGAGAGTGCTCCTCGAGAATATCCCCTTGAAAGTCGATTCTAGGAAGGATATTCCTAGTGTGAGGATCCCAAAAGATATTGTTGATGCTAAAACAGCTATATGAACCTCTTGCTTCATGAAGAGGAGCCCTACGAGCAGAGCTATTGATATAGCGAAGCTTAGGACTGGATCTACCATCGGGGTGAGCTCCCCCATTTCCTTAAAATATTTTACATGAAGGGCGCGGGAAAATTCAGCAGTATTGAGAAAATTATTTTTTCTATTTCCAAGTATTTATTAATATTTTTGTGTTTATGAAGTATTAGATCTTTATTATTCTCCTCAGTGCTCTGGATATCTCCTCGGATGGCCCCCTGAAGGGCTCCGCGTCCCCTTCCTCATCCCACTTTATACCGGGGCATGAGATGGATGCTAGTATGAAATCCTCCCCAACTATGAAGGGATACCTCCTGCAAGTATCAGGCCTGTATTCGTATGCTATGCACCTATCATCCTTGAGGAAAATGCATTCACCGTTCTCCTTCAGCTTCATCCTGTACTTAGCTCCAGTCAAGTATAGCTCGAGCTCACTGGCTTCCTCATAGAAATCGGAGAATCCCGCTTCTGATAATCTTTCAATATCCCTATCGTAGAGTACCACTATCCTATCCTTGCAGCACTGAGCGCAGAGCTTACATGAGAAGCCAGGCATCCTCTCCACTCTTATGAAGTCGGATATCACGAAC carries:
- a CDS encoding DUF401 family protein, with amino-acid sequence MVDPVLSFAISIALLVGLLFMKQEVHIAVLASTISFGILTLGISFLESTFKGIFSRSTLSLITAFSSALFLSYIMKVSGILDRITDFAVSLGPRFASIFIPILIGLIPMPGGALVSAMMMKEHYMERQKLDSDFATFINYWFRHVTIPVWPIFQSIIIASVILKTSVVRIIEATYPAAIASYVAGFLIFALGIRKYENSFERGNVSYRALVNLWPFLLIIVLIFLIKLPVDISLLISAILVTIYTRPSRKDVREGLKFALSFKILAVVIAVTVFTQYVYDSKAALALYNFMLARNIPALPLCFLITFVIGVTTAGEYVYTGTAFPLLSEIIGTSSNIRDTFLLMSYAGGYLGVMLSPVHLCLVLTLEYYKARYSGVYKYLVPAVAMSLVLTFLLSLLRSIA
- a CDS encoding YkgJ family cysteine cluster protein; the protein is MFVISDFIRVERMPGFSCKLCAQCCKDRIVVLYDRDIERLSEAGFSDFYEEASELELYLTGAKYRMKLKENGECIFLKDDRCIAYEYRPDTCRRYPFIVGEDFILASISCPGIKWDEEGDAEPFRGPSEEISRALRRIIKI